GCGGGCGGAGGCGCCCCGGTGGGCGATGATCGCGGGCGGTGTGCCGTCCTCGACGGCGCGGACGTCGGTTGCGGGAAGCAGGAGGGCGGCGGTTCCCAGGAGCGCGGTGCCCATGGTGGTCGCTGCGCGCGCGTGCATACGTACTCCTCGCGTCGAGCAATCACGTACAGCACCACTCTGACAGCACCGGGTCAACGGCACCGGGGTACAGAATGGACACATCCTGAACGGGTACGTCCCAAGTCCGCTCACCAGCGCCGCACAACTGGGGCAAGGACGTGTTTCTTTGCCGGAAAATCGTTCGACCATTCCGGTGGGGGTCATACTCTCTGCCTCGACCCCGACCGTCCGGGCGGTACTGGGAACGGGCATGTTTCAGGGAATTCCATGACGTAAGAAGGCGGAAGGGTAGCCGCGCATGCAAGGCACGGTCGACGGATTCAGCTACGGACTCGTCACACCGCTGGTGGCCTACCTCATGGCCTGCCTCGGCGGCGCCCTCGGCCTGCGTTGCACCACCAGATCGATGCTGGTCAACCGGTCCTGGCGCCCCGGTTGGCTGGCGCTCGGCTCGGCGGCGATCGGCTCCGGCATCTGGACCATGCACTTCGTGGCGATGATGGGATTCACCGTCAAGGAGGCGCCCATCCACTACGACAAGGGCATCACCTTCGCCAGCCTGGGTGTCGCCATCGTGATGGTGGGCATCGGCGTCTTCATCGTCGGCTACCGCGGTGCGACCGGGACGGCCCTGATGACCGGGGGTGCCGTCACGGGTCTGGGCATCGCCTCCATGCACTACCTGGGCATGGCGGGCATGCGCCTGAACGGACAGCTGGAGTACAACACCGTCACCGTGGCCGTCTCCGTGGTGATAGCCGTCGTCGCCGCCACCGCCGCCCTGTGGGCCGCCGGGCAGGTCAGGGGCTTCCTGTGGAGCGTGGGCGCGAGCCTCGTCATGGGCCTCGCCGTCACGGGCATGCACTACACCGGCATGGCCGCCCTCAGCGTCCATCTGCACAACACCGGCAGCCCCGTCTCGGGCGACTCGCCCGCATCCCTGCTGGCGCCCATGATGATCGGCCCGCTCGCCTTCCTGCTGCTCGCGGGCGTCGTCGTGCTGTTCGATCCGCTGATGGTCATGGGCAAGCCGGTGTGGTCGCCCGCCGAGAACAAGCCCGGAGTCCCGGCCCGCGAGCTGGTCCACCACCCGGCCGCCCGCCGCTCCTCGCTCCGCCCCCGCCGAGGTCTGCCCCACCACGACACCCGCACCCCCCAGAACCGCTGACCCACCCCCGCGTCGAACGCGACCCGGGTCCGCCGGGCCCATTGCGCCGTCCGCCACCCGGGACAGCCGGGCCCACTGCGCCGACCGCCACCCGGGACCGCCGGCCCTCCGCGCCGAAGCCCACCCGCCCCCCGCCGGGCCGAACGCCACCCGGGACCCCCCCGCCGACCGCCTCCGGGACCGCCGGCCCACCGCTCCAGCCGTCCGGACCGCCGCCCCACCGCTTCCCCCGCCGCCCGAAACCCCTGATCGGGACGCGTTGTCAGTGGGGAGTCGTACGGTTGACTCCATGCGGCCCGTTTCCCACATCGAACGTACGGTGGCGCCCTTCGAGGTCGTCAGCCCCTACCAGCCCAGCGGCGACCAGCCGGCGGCCATCGCCGACCTGGCCAGGCGCATCGAGGCAGGCGAGAAGGACGTCGTCCTGCTCGGCGCGACCGGCACCGGAAAGTCCGCCACCACGGCGTGGATGATCGAGAAGCTCCAGCGCCCCACCCTCGTGATGGCGCCGAACAAGACCCTGGCCGCCCAGCTGGCGAACGAGTTCCGCGAACTGCTGCCGAACAACGCCGTCGAGTACTTCGTCTCGTACTACGACTACTACCAGCCCGAGGCCTACGTCCCGCAGTCGGACACCTACATCGAGAAGGACTCCTCGATCAACGAGGAGGTCGAGCGACTGCGCCACTCCGCGACCAACTCGCTGCTCACCCGCCGTGACGTCGTCGTGGTCGCCTCCGTCTCCTGCATCTACGGTCTCGGTACGCCCCAGGAGTACGTGGACCGCATGGTCCCCCTGCGGGTCGGCGACGAGCTCGACCGCGACCAGCTGCTGCGCCGCTTCGTCGACATCCAGTACACGCGCAACGACCTCGCCTTCACCCGCGGCACCTTCCGTGTGCGCGGCGACACCATCGAGATCTTCCCGGTCTACGAGGAACTCGCCGTCCGCATCGAGATGTTCGGCGACGAGATCGAGGCGCTGTCCACCCTCCACCCGCTCACCGGCGAGATCATCAGCGACGACGAGCAGCTGTACGTCTTCCCCGCCTCCCACTACGTTGCGGGCCCCGAGCGCATGGAGCGGGCCGTCAACGACATCGAGAAGGAGCTGGGGGAGCGCCTCGCCGAATTGGAGAAGCAGGGCAAGCTCCTGGAGGCCCAGCGCCTGCGCATGCGCACCACCTACGACCTGGAAATGCTCCGCCAGATCGGCTCCTGCTCGGGTGTCGAGAACTACTCGATGCACTTCGACGGCCGCCAGCCGGGCTCCCCGCCGAACACCCTGCTGGACTACTTCCCGGACGACTTCCTCCTCGTCATCGACGAGTCGCACGTGACCGTGCCCCAGATCGGCGCCATGTACGAGGGCGACGCCTCCCGCAAGCGCACCCTCGTCGACCACGGCTTCCGGCTCCCCTCGGCCCTGGACAACCGCCCCCTGAAGTGGGAGGAGTTCACGGAGCGCATCGGGCAGACGGTCTACCTGTCGGCGACCCCCGGCAAGTACGAGCTCTCGCGCGGGGACGGCGTCGTCGAGCAGATCATCCGCCCCACCGGCCTGGTCGACCCCGAGGTCGTCGTCAAGCCCACCGAGGGCCAGATCGACGACCTGGTGCACGAGATCCGCACCCGCACCGAGAAGGACGAGCGCGTCCTGGTCACCACGCTCACCAAGAAGATGGCCGAGGACCTCACCGACTACTTCCTGGAACTCGGCATCCAGGTCCGCTATCTGCACAGCGACGTCGACACCCTGCGCCGCGTGGAGCTGCTGCGCGAGCTGCGCTCCGGCGAGTTCGACGTCCTGGTCGGCATCAACCTCCTGCGAGAGGGCCTCGACCTGCCCGAGGTCTCCCTGGTCGCGATCCTCGACGCCGACAAGGAGGGCTTCCTGCGCTCCGGCACCTCCCTGATCCAGACCATCGGCCGCGCCGCGCGAAACGTCTCCGGCCAGGTCCACATGTACGCCGACAAGATCACCCCGGCGATGGAGAAGGCCATCGAGGAGACCAACCGGCGCCGGGAGAAGCAGGTCGCGTACAACAAGGAGCGGGGCATCGACCCCCAGCCGCTGCGCAAGAAGATCAACGACATCGTCGCCCAGATCGCCCGCGAGGACGTGGACACCGAGCAGTTGCTCGGCTCCGGCTACCGCAAGGGCAAGGACGGCAAGGGGGCCAAGGCTCCGGTGCCGGCCCTCAGTGGCAAGGCGGCGGGCACCAAGGCCGGCAAGGGCAAGGCCAAGGAGACCGTCCCGACCGACCGTCCCGCGGCCGAACTCACCGAGCAGATCGAGGAGATGACGGCACGTATGCGTGCGGCCGCCGCCGACCTCCAGTTCGAGATCGCGGCCCGGCTGCGCGACGAGGTGTCCGAGATGAAGAAGGAGCTCCGGCAGATGAAGGAGGCGGGCCTGGCCTGACCCCATCGCGCTGTGTTGCAAGACCGACACAAAGTGCGCTCCGGGGTGCGTCGCCGTCAGTGGCCCTGCGTAGGGTGCTGGTCAACCGCGGGCGCCGCGGCAACAGGGGACAGCGAGAGGGGTTCGGCGCGTGACCGTCAACATGACCAAGGGTCAGGCCATCAGCCTGCAGAAGAACGACGGAGGCAGCCTGACCGCGGTGCGTATGGGCCTCGGCTGGCAGGCGGCTCCCCGCCGCGGCCTGTTCGGCTCGCGCACGCGGGAGGTCGACCTCGACGCCTCCGCCGTCCTGTTCGCGGACAAGCAGCCCGTCGACGTCGTCTTCTTCCGCCACCTGGTGAGCGACGACGGCTCGGTCAAGCACACCGGTGACAACCTCGTCGGCGGCGTCGGCCAGGGCGGGGACGACGAGGCGATCCTCGTCGACCTGGCCCGCGTCCCGGTCCACATC
Above is a window of Streptomyces griseorubiginosus DNA encoding:
- a CDS encoding TerD family protein, encoding MTVNMTKGQAISLQKNDGGSLTAVRMGLGWQAAPRRGLFGSRTREVDLDASAVLFADKQPVDVVFFRHLVSDDGSVKHTGDNLVGGVGQGGDDEAILVDLARVPVHIDQIVFTVNSFTGQTFQEVQNAFCRLVDETNGQELARYTLAGGGSYTAQIMAKVHRTGPGWTMTALGTPANGRTFQDLMPAILPHL
- the uvrB gene encoding excinuclease ABC subunit UvrB, producing MRPVSHIERTVAPFEVVSPYQPSGDQPAAIADLARRIEAGEKDVVLLGATGTGKSATTAWMIEKLQRPTLVMAPNKTLAAQLANEFRELLPNNAVEYFVSYYDYYQPEAYVPQSDTYIEKDSSINEEVERLRHSATNSLLTRRDVVVVASVSCIYGLGTPQEYVDRMVPLRVGDELDRDQLLRRFVDIQYTRNDLAFTRGTFRVRGDTIEIFPVYEELAVRIEMFGDEIEALSTLHPLTGEIISDDEQLYVFPASHYVAGPERMERAVNDIEKELGERLAELEKQGKLLEAQRLRMRTTYDLEMLRQIGSCSGVENYSMHFDGRQPGSPPNTLLDYFPDDFLLVIDESHVTVPQIGAMYEGDASRKRTLVDHGFRLPSALDNRPLKWEEFTERIGQTVYLSATPGKYELSRGDGVVEQIIRPTGLVDPEVVVKPTEGQIDDLVHEIRTRTEKDERVLVTTLTKKMAEDLTDYFLELGIQVRYLHSDVDTLRRVELLRELRSGEFDVLVGINLLREGLDLPEVSLVAILDADKEGFLRSGTSLIQTIGRAARNVSGQVHMYADKITPAMEKAIEETNRRREKQVAYNKERGIDPQPLRKKINDIVAQIAREDVDTEQLLGSGYRKGKDGKGAKAPVPALSGKAAGTKAGKGKAKETVPTDRPAAELTEQIEEMTARMRAAAADLQFEIAARLRDEVSEMKKELRQMKEAGLA
- a CDS encoding MHYT domain-containing protein; the encoded protein is MQGTVDGFSYGLVTPLVAYLMACLGGALGLRCTTRSMLVNRSWRPGWLALGSAAIGSGIWTMHFVAMMGFTVKEAPIHYDKGITFASLGVAIVMVGIGVFIVGYRGATGTALMTGGAVTGLGIASMHYLGMAGMRLNGQLEYNTVTVAVSVVIAVVAATAALWAAGQVRGFLWSVGASLVMGLAVTGMHYTGMAALSVHLHNTGSPVSGDSPASLLAPMMIGPLAFLLLAGVVVLFDPLMVMGKPVWSPAENKPGVPARELVHHPAARRSSLRPRRGLPHHDTRTPQNR